A section of the Paenibacillus odorifer genome encodes:
- a CDS encoding MerR family transcriptional regulator, with translation MKAEQTFTIKETAVQTGISEDTIRYYEKIALLPRADRKDNGHRVYRQEDIDTIRLLSCLKKTGMPLQDMQPFLAVSADADPADYPELVEHLRNHRENIVSQISSLQQVVDFIDIKLEQGKYRRDCSDKSEDRSEPKTISPVEMSYFSGTAKMNN, from the coding sequence ATGAAGGCAGAGCAAACGTTTACGATAAAAGAAACCGCCGTGCAAACCGGAATATCCGAGGATACGATCCGCTATTACGAAAAGATTGCGCTGCTTCCCCGGGCGGACCGGAAGGACAACGGGCATCGCGTTTACCGGCAGGAAGACATAGATACAATCCGGCTGCTATCCTGCCTCAAAAAAACAGGTATGCCCTTGCAGGATATGCAGCCATTTTTGGCGGTCTCCGCCGACGCTGATCCCGCGGATTATCCTGAACTGGTGGAGCATTTAAGGAACCATCGAGAAAACATCGTCAGCCAAATCTCGTCGCTGCAGCAGGTTGTCGATTTTATTGATATAAAGCTGGAACAAGGGAAATATCGCCGAGACTGCTCAGATAAAAGCGAAGACCGATCGGAACCAAAAACCATCTCCCCCGTTGAGATGAGTTATTTTTCTGGAACAGCAAAAATGAATAATTAA